One Microlunatus soli genomic window carries:
- the mraY gene encoding phospho-N-acetylmuramoyl-pentapeptide-transferase produces MPAFIRLVHRLGWGQPIRVDGPTTHQIKRGTPTMGGLVFVIGAVGGYFIGHLVVGSSTPITASGLLVVLMMVGLAAVGFLDDFTKTRRKQSLGLTGWQKVGGQLVVATAFALLALAFRDPDNGLTPATAAISVIRDVPWLDLMALGPVVGVVLYLLWINLLTVSVSNAVNVTDGLDGLATGATILALSAYIFIGFFQFKQACHNVGDTAEGCFQVRDPLDLTIVAVALAGSLVGFLWWNASPAQVFMGDTGSLAIGGTLGALAILTHTELLLIVIGGLYIIETGSVIIQRAYFKVTHGRRIFRMSPIHHHFELKGWDQVTITIRFWILAGLFMVVGVGLFYFGWLSS; encoded by the coding sequence ATGCCCGCCTTCATCAGGTTGGTGCACCGGCTCGGGTGGGGCCAGCCGATCCGGGTCGACGGCCCGACGACCCACCAGATCAAGCGGGGTACGCCGACCATGGGCGGCCTGGTCTTCGTGATCGGCGCCGTCGGCGGCTACTTCATCGGCCACCTCGTCGTCGGATCGAGTACGCCGATCACCGCGAGTGGACTACTGGTCGTGCTGATGATGGTCGGGCTGGCCGCCGTCGGCTTCCTGGACGACTTCACCAAGACCCGACGCAAGCAGAGTCTCGGACTGACCGGCTGGCAGAAGGTCGGCGGCCAGCTGGTGGTGGCGACGGCGTTCGCCCTGCTCGCCCTCGCATTCCGCGACCCCGACAACGGGCTGACCCCGGCGACCGCCGCGATCTCGGTGATCCGGGACGTGCCGTGGCTCGATCTGATGGCCCTGGGGCCGGTGGTCGGAGTGGTCCTCTATCTGCTCTGGATCAACCTGCTGACCGTCTCGGTCTCCAACGCGGTCAACGTCACCGACGGCCTCGACGGGTTGGCCACCGGCGCCACCATCCTGGCGCTGTCGGCGTACATCTTCATCGGGTTCTTCCAGTTCAAGCAGGCCTGCCACAACGTCGGTGACACCGCCGAGGGCTGTTTCCAGGTCCGCGATCCGCTCGATCTGACGATCGTGGCGGTGGCGCTGGCCGGCAGCCTGGTCGGCTTCCTGTGGTGGAACGCCTCACCGGCCCAGGTCTTCATGGGCGACACCGGTTCGTTGGCCATCGGCGGCACCCTCGGAGCGCTGGCGATCCTGACCCACACCGAGCTGCTGCTGATCGTGATCGGTGGTCTCTACATCATCGAGACCGGTTCGGTGATCATCCAGCGGGCGTACTTCAAGGTCACCCACGGACGCCGGATCTTCCGGATGAGTCCGATCCATCACCACTTCGAGCTGAAGGGCTGGGACCAGGTCACGATCACGATCCGGTTCTGGATCCTGGCCGGATTGTTCATGGTGGTCGGTGTCGGGCTGTTCTACTTCGGCTGGCTCAGTAGCTGA
- a CDS encoding cupin domain-containing protein: MGLIPVSEQDRQGESATFIGKGYESDVSFFLEYLQPGQGPALHRHPYSETFIIIEGTVTFTLGRDQVDARVGDIAVAPARTPHKFTVAGDGPARMVNIHAAAEMETEWLDEETWEVLRTSSVRA, translated from the coding sequence ATGGGTCTCATTCCGGTTTCCGAACAGGATCGGCAGGGCGAGTCGGCCACGTTCATCGGCAAGGGGTACGAGTCCGACGTCTCGTTCTTCCTGGAGTATCTGCAGCCGGGTCAGGGACCGGCACTGCATCGGCACCCGTACTCGGAGACCTTCATCATCATCGAGGGCACGGTGACCTTCACGCTCGGCCGAGATCAGGTCGACGCCCGGGTCGGCGACATCGCCGTCGCGCCGGCCCGCACCCCGCACAAGTTCACCGTCGCCGGCGACGGTCCGGCCCGGATGGTCAACATCCATGCGGCGGCCGAGATGGAGACCGAATGGTTGGACGAGGAGACCTGGGAAGTCCTCCGCACCTCGTCGGTTCGTGCCTGA